One genomic region from Candidatus Endomicrobiellum trichonymphae encodes:
- a CDS encoding phosphatidylglycerol lysyltransferase domain-containing protein, with amino-acid sequence MRKWIKFIIVPLGFLIFIGALMLLHDQLKDLSYVDIINALKAIPALRITIALFLSLSYYLIFGGYDVIAFKYIGLKVPLSLKDILFTCFISNVLGSNTGYSMLFGGSIRYRLYSVYNVPIVDVTKIIIFSSITIWLGFLTVGGLIFTFAPVSLERMFSFTTRTIGLFFIAVLVLYIFLSILRSRPIKIFKWNVAFPNIKIVSSQILLATYDWLIASLILYILMPSGEISYFVLLKAFLVSQLLGIISQVPGGIGVFETAISKLLPNSAGNPGVIGGLLAYRAIFYFFPFLIALALLGIFEIMMFIKKFNGKAKIFGKTISSVIIRVIALSSFFAGMIVMFSTSTPFDVVQLKFVINILPAWFANLSHFLLSITAIGLLFVSKTLQLRVKSAWSTACILISFMIVLVLVVGEPPLVLLYLIALLLSLLFSKKYFYRDMSILNTAFNAWWFSAIAVGGILSVWIGFFVNRQDTFSWVHLGVFFKNILSTTDAARFLRASLGMGIIIFIAVLEQISRNLFKKPVSFTKRDIKNIVDSSDYTYSFNALASDKSYIVNDEKDAFIMYAKSKGSLIALGDPIGKSERRNELLWQFKEIADNALAKPAFIGVDHKYMQIYDDIGLDTFNIGQEARVPLITFDKRDNRFEYFCSLEKDIEDSGFKYQIMNAGQFGQYKEIFAKINEEWEKNTNYLERNFIPGKYDESYMNDMDFGILEKAGKIYAFSIIIKTKNKCELSSEVVRYIKCDHNVFAYVVFKNILWAKQNEYDWFNLGFAYSPAVNSDGGVIRHFAKMFMFAEHFDYNLVFLRKFKDKFYPVWRNKYIAVSPDKYIVTFIKNFTTLISPLRMVDEKHLFRRFFKR; translated from the coding sequence ATGAGAAAATGGATAAAATTTATTATTGTGCCATTAGGCTTTTTGATTTTTATTGGGGCGTTGATGTTGCTTCACGATCAGCTGAAAGATTTGAGTTACGTTGATATTATAAACGCATTGAAAGCAATACCGGCATTAAGAATTACAATAGCTTTATTTTTGTCTTTATCGTATTATCTGATTTTTGGCGGGTATGATGTTATCGCATTTAAGTATATAGGCTTAAAAGTTCCATTAAGTCTCAAAGACATTTTATTCACATGTTTTATAAGTAATGTTTTAGGAAGCAATACTGGCTATTCAATGCTTTTTGGCGGATCAATACGATACAGACTTTACTCAGTGTACAACGTGCCAATAGTTGACGTTACAAAGATTATTATTTTTTCTTCAATAACAATCTGGCTCGGTTTTTTAACGGTTGGCGGACTTATTTTTACTTTTGCGCCTGTTTCTCTAGAAAGAATGTTTAGTTTTACTACTAGAACAATAGGTCTGTTTTTCATCGCTGTTCTGGTTTTGTATATTTTTTTAAGCATACTACGTTCAAGACCGATAAAAATATTTAAATGGAATGTAGCTTTTCCAAATATCAAAATTGTTTCTTCGCAGATTTTGCTTGCCACATACGACTGGCTTATCGCATCGCTTATTCTTTACATTCTTATGCCTTCTGGAGAAATATCTTACTTTGTTTTGCTTAAAGCTTTTCTTGTATCGCAGCTTTTGGGAATTATAAGTCAGGTGCCGGGCGGCATAGGGGTTTTTGAAACTGCCATTTCAAAGCTGCTTCCAAATTCCGCAGGCAACCCCGGAGTTATCGGAGGCTTGCTTGCCTACAGGGCAATATTTTATTTCTTCCCGTTTTTAATAGCGCTTGCTCTTTTAGGTATTTTTGAGATTATGATGTTTATAAAGAAATTTAACGGGAAAGCGAAGATTTTCGGAAAGACTATTTCTTCGGTTATAATTCGGGTTATAGCGCTGTCGTCATTTTTTGCCGGTATGATTGTGATGTTTTCTACATCTACGCCTTTTGATGTAGTGCAGTTAAAGTTTGTCATAAATATTCTTCCTGCATGGTTTGCCAATTTATCGCATTTTCTATTGAGCATTACGGCAATAGGGTTGCTTTTTGTTTCAAAAACTTTACAGCTTAGAGTTAAAAGTGCGTGGAGTACTGCCTGTATTTTGATAAGTTTTATGATTGTTCTTGTACTTGTGGTAGGCGAGCCGCCTTTAGTGCTTTTGTATCTTATAGCGTTGTTGCTCTCTCTTTTATTTTCTAAAAAATATTTTTATAGGGATATGTCGATATTGAATACGGCGTTCAACGCGTGGTGGTTTAGCGCCATTGCAGTGGGGGGTATTTTATCGGTATGGATAGGATTCTTTGTAAATAGGCAGGATACTTTTTCTTGGGTACATTTGGGCGTATTTTTTAAAAATATTTTAAGTACTACGGATGCCGCAAGATTTTTAAGGGCAAGTCTGGGTATGGGAATTATAATCTTTATAGCTGTTTTGGAGCAGATATCAAGAAATTTATTTAAGAAACCTGTCTCATTTACAAAGCGCGATATAAAAAATATAGTTGACTCTTCGGATTACACATATTCGTTTAATGCGCTTGCTTCCGATAAAAGTTATATTGTAAACGATGAAAAAGACGCATTTATTATGTATGCAAAATCAAAAGGTAGTTTGATTGCTTTGGGGGACCCTATAGGAAAATCCGAGCGCAGAAACGAACTTTTATGGCAATTTAAAGAAATTGCGGACAACGCTTTGGCAAAGCCCGCTTTTATCGGAGTAGATCATAAATACATGCAGATTTATGACGATATAGGACTTGATACTTTTAATATAGGACAAGAAGCAAGAGTTCCGTTAATAACTTTTGATAAAAGAGACAATCGTTTTGAATATTTCTGCAGTTTGGAAAAAGATATAGAAGATTCAGGATTTAAATATCAAATAATGAATGCCGGGCAGTTTGGGCAGTACAAAGAGATATTTGCAAAGATAAACGAAGAGTGGGAAAAAAATACTAACTATCTTGAGAGAAATTTCATACCGGGGAAATACGACGAATCTTATATGAACGATATGGACTTTGGGATATTGGAAAAAGCCGGTAAAATTTATGCTTTTTCCATTATTATAAAAACTAAAAACAAGTGTGAGTTGTCTTCCGAAGTTGTAAGATATATAAAGTGTGATCATAATGTTTTTGCTTATGTTGTGTTTAAAAATATTTTGTGGGCTAAACAAAATGAATACGATTGGTTTAATTTGGGGTTTGCGTATTCTCCGGCAGTAAATAGTGATGGCGGAGTGATAAGGCATTTTGCAAAAATGTTTATGTTTGCCGAACATTTTGATTATAATCTTGTATTTTTGAGAAAATTTAAAGATAAGTTTTATCCTGTATGGCGTAACAAATATATTGCAGTGAGTCCGGATAAGTATATCGTTACTTTTATTAAGAATTTTACGACTCTTATTTCTCCTCTTAGAATGGTTGACGAAAAACATTTGTTCAGAAGGTTCTTTAAAAGATGA
- the tilS gene encoding tRNA lysidine(34) synthetase TilS gives MKTWNIFYQNVSQNGFVIPGDKIILSVSGGMDSMCMLHLFWRLAKKMDIVFLAVNFNHNLRKESVKEAEIVKNLSAEFGIDCLLEEIGVKEYSKKYSLSVETAGRNLRYLTLERISKKYKCNKIATAHNANDNAETVLMRLLRGSGNFAGIPQKRKINRNIVVIRPLLPVKRKFIEEYVRNHKLPFCTDKSNFSDIYTRNKIRLSLMPVFEKINPMAVEHIFALSCIQSRENAYLEEVSAKFLKKCVKKQKNQILLDLKTFLRYNKTIQFRILKNLLPQKKYNSHINLIMRKIVLSDTSVYRLSAVWIFKIKSDKACFIRN, from the coding sequence ATGAAAACGTGGAATATTTTTTATCAAAACGTCTCTCAGAACGGCTTTGTTATACCCGGAGATAAAATTATTTTGTCAGTGTCGGGTGGTATGGATTCCATGTGTATGTTACATTTGTTTTGGCGTCTTGCCAAAAAAATGGATATTGTTTTTTTAGCGGTAAATTTCAACCATAATTTAAGAAAAGAATCCGTAAAAGAAGCGGAAATCGTCAAGAATTTGTCAGCTGAATTCGGAATAGACTGTCTTCTTGAGGAAATAGGTGTAAAAGAGTATTCCAAAAAGTATTCTCTTTCGGTTGAGACAGCCGGGCGTAACTTGAGATATTTAACTCTTGAGAGAATTTCAAAAAAATATAAGTGCAATAAAATCGCCACTGCACATAACGCAAACGATAATGCCGAAACCGTACTTATGCGACTTTTGAGAGGGAGCGGAAATTTTGCTGGCATACCGCAAAAAAGAAAAATAAATAGAAATATTGTCGTAATCCGCCCGCTGCTTCCGGTTAAAAGAAAATTTATTGAAGAATATGTTAGAAATCATAAGCTTCCATTTTGCACTGATAAATCTAATTTTTCAGATATATATACAAGGAATAAAATAAGGCTGTCGCTTATGCCTGTTTTTGAAAAAATAAACCCTATGGCTGTGGAACATATTTTTGCTTTAAGTTGCATACAGTCTCGGGAAAATGCGTATCTAGAAGAAGTTTCGGCTAAGTTTTTGAAAAAGTGTGTAAAGAAGCAAAAGAATCAGATTTTACTTGATTTAAAGACGTTTTTACGGTATAATAAAACAATACAATTTAGAATTCTAAAAAACCTGTTGCCACAAAAGAAATATAATTCACATATTAATCTAATAATGCGTAAAATTGTGTTGTCAGACACGTCTGTTTATAGACTCTCTGCCGTCTGGATTTTTAAGATAAAGTCGGACAAAGCTTGTTTTATAAGAAATTAG
- the ftsH gene encoding ATP-dependent zinc metalloprotease FtsH, translated as MKKSNPWFVFFWITLLVIVLMFINFARQGGNEVELEYSQFKQHIKAGSVFKVLVAPGLIRGQFRDGDGVFKRFKTVPMDDPNLVKDMEDNKVLEFSATEKSGWLGSLLLNWGPVVLLILFCFWMMRGMSMGNKQAMSFGKTKAKLAVGASKKITFKDVAGCDEAKEELQELIEFLKDPARFQKLGGKIPKGVLLFGSPGTGKTLLAKAVAGEANVPFFSSSGSEFVEMFVGVGASRVRDLFDHGRKSAPCLLFIDEIDAVGRHRFAGIGGGHDEREQTLNQLLVEMDGFDSKEGVILIAATNRPDVLDPALLRPGRFDRQVIILSPDLKDREEILGVHSKKIRLDNDVNLNVIARRTPGFVGADLANLVNEAALLAARNSQNAVNMKNMEEAIDRILAGPQRKSRLMSDKEKNIIAYHEAGHTLVAKFLPSADPVHKVSIIPRGPALGYTLQLPEEDKYLTSKSELLDKLSILFGGRVAEELVFSEITTGAQNDISKATEIAMRMVTEFGMSDKIGPMALQRPNEEVFLGRDISRDARHSGKTSELIDEEVKNIIYSSKSRASKIIKDNVSILNKIVSYLLERENLSGEDIDKIIKGEELAPLSESSSVDEETKKKSTVEKKVINEKVITS; from the coding sequence ATGAAGAAGAGCAATCCATGGTTTGTATTTTTCTGGATAACACTGTTAGTTATTGTACTTATGTTTATAAATTTTGCTAGGCAGGGAGGGAATGAAGTCGAGCTTGAATATTCCCAGTTTAAACAACATATAAAGGCGGGAAGCGTATTTAAAGTTTTGGTCGCTCCCGGACTTATCAGAGGACAATTCAGAGACGGTGACGGAGTTTTTAAAAGATTTAAAACCGTTCCTATGGATGATCCAAATCTTGTAAAAGATATGGAAGACAATAAAGTGCTTGAATTTTCAGCTACGGAAAAGAGTGGGTGGCTTGGATCTTTACTGTTAAATTGGGGCCCCGTAGTTCTTTTAATTTTGTTCTGTTTTTGGATGATGCGCGGTATGTCTATGGGGAACAAGCAGGCTATGTCTTTTGGTAAAACAAAAGCAAAACTTGCTGTCGGTGCTTCAAAAAAGATTACTTTTAAAGATGTTGCGGGTTGCGATGAGGCAAAAGAAGAACTTCAAGAGCTGATAGAGTTTTTAAAAGATCCGGCAAGGTTCCAAAAACTTGGCGGAAAAATTCCTAAAGGTGTTTTGCTTTTCGGTTCTCCGGGAACAGGAAAAACGCTGCTTGCAAAAGCTGTTGCAGGCGAAGCCAATGTTCCGTTTTTCTCTTCAAGCGGTTCGGAATTTGTCGAGATGTTTGTAGGTGTTGGCGCTTCAAGAGTAAGAGATCTCTTTGATCATGGCAGAAAATCTGCTCCGTGTTTGTTGTTTATAGATGAAATAGACGCCGTGGGCAGACACAGATTTGCGGGTATAGGCGGCGGACATGATGAAAGGGAACAGACATTAAACCAGCTTCTTGTTGAAATGGATGGTTTCGATAGCAAAGAGGGCGTGATTCTGATTGCTGCAACAAATAGACCGGATGTTTTAGATCCTGCGCTTTTAAGACCGGGAAGATTTGACAGACAGGTTATTATTCTAAGCCCTGATCTTAAAGATAGAGAAGAGATACTCGGTGTGCATTCAAAAAAAATAAGACTTGATAACGACGTAAATTTAAATGTAATCGCAAGAAGAACTCCTGGATTTGTCGGTGCGGATCTTGCAAATCTTGTAAACGAGGCGGCTCTTCTTGCGGCAAGAAATAGCCAAAACGCCGTGAATATGAAAAATATGGAAGAAGCAATAGACAGAATTCTTGCTGGACCTCAGAGGAAATCGCGTTTGATGTCTGATAAAGAAAAGAATATTATTGCTTATCATGAAGCGGGACATACTCTTGTTGCAAAATTTTTGCCGTCGGCAGATCCTGTGCATAAAGTTTCTATAATTCCACGTGGTCCTGCTTTGGGATATACGTTGCAGCTTCCGGAAGAAGATAAATATTTAACTTCAAAATCTGAGCTCCTGGATAAACTTTCAATATTGTTTGGCGGACGTGTTGCTGAAGAGCTTGTGTTCTCCGAGATTACTACGGGAGCGCAAAACGATATATCTAAAGCGACGGAAATTGCCATGAGAATGGTTACTGAGTTTGGCATGAGTGATAAAATAGGACCTATGGCTCTTCAGAGGCCTAATGAAGAAGTGTTTTTAGGAAGAGATATTTCAAGAGATGCAAGGCATTCAGGAAAAACTTCTGAACTTATAGACGAAGAAGTTAAAAATATTATATACAGTTCAAAAAGCAGGGCTTCTAAAATTATTAAAGACAATGTGAGTATCTTAAATAAAATTGTAAGCTATCTTCTGGAAAGAGAAAACTTAAGTGGTGAAGATATAGATAAAATAATAAAAGGTGAGGAATTAGCGCCTTTATCTGAAAGCAGTTCTGTTGATGAGGAAACTAAAAAAAAATCTACTGTTGAAAAAAAGGTTATAAATGAAAAAGTTATAACCAGCTGA
- the folE gene encoding GTP cyclohydrolase I FolE: MFNFDEKKAQRAVKLLLESFGEDLNREGIKRTPERVAEFYKEVLSGNKIDPLKFIPVHYATEDHEEIVLVKDITFYSLCEHHLLPFFGKMHIAYIPKKDRIIGVSKLIKLVEIFANRLQLQERLTKQLADIVMKFVKPHGVMVVVEAEHLCMTMRGVKKAGSKIITSAMRGIFLKDVRTRSEAMSLLR; this comes from the coding sequence ATATTTAATTTTGATGAAAAAAAGGCACAAAGAGCCGTAAAACTTTTACTTGAATCTTTTGGTGAAGATTTAAACAGAGAAGGTATAAAACGTACGCCTGAAAGAGTTGCGGAGTTTTATAAGGAAGTATTATCTGGAAATAAAATTGATCCTTTAAAATTTATTCCAGTGCATTATGCGACAGAAGACCATGAGGAGATAGTTTTAGTTAAAGATATTACTTTTTATTCTCTGTGCGAACATCATTTGCTCCCTTTTTTCGGTAAAATGCACATAGCGTATATACCTAAAAAAGACAGGATAATCGGAGTATCAAAACTTATAAAACTTGTTGAAATTTTTGCAAATAGACTCCAGCTTCAGGAAAGACTTACAAAACAGCTTGCAGATATAGTAATGAAGTTTGTAAAGCCGCATGGAGTTATGGTAGTTGTTGAAGCAGAACATTTGTGTATGACGATGAGAGGCGTAAAAAAAGCAGGTTCAAAAATAATTACTTCCGCCATGCGTGGCATATTTTTGAAAGACGTAAGAACACGCTCAGAAGCGATGTCTCTATTAAGATGA
- the folP gene encoding dihydropteroate synthase, translating to MIIRKAIVSNFNDALRLVKNTGSSSVVNELLAKKGVFNAIVIEKIDNRAANILKQETISVGASVALNENVSRFKKGISNTVLFATVNQIEKLIKKLRLQPFRLKEIALKLENIVNKKKVFKYRERYMDLSNPVVMGIVNVDPNSFSGDGLTDPNEALKQAVEFERFGAGIIDIGAESSRPGTKLIDAKTEIKRLIPALKRIRKNVKIPVSVDTYKYETVKAALDEGADIINDIFALRKGRERSAKLIADAKAGVILMHMKGIPKNMQTSPEYKNCTSEVYGFLAQQKEYAVGFDIEEERIAVDPGPGFGKTVEHSVELIKNIGVFSTLGAVVGAVSRKRFIKALAGEDRTSFIAANFLAGFCGADIIRAHDVKETVNVLKMAETFRRM from the coding sequence ATGATTATAAGAAAAGCAATTGTTAGTAACTTTAATGACGCTTTAAGACTTGTAAAAAACACCGGGAGCAGCAGCGTTGTTAACGAACTTCTTGCAAAAAAAGGAGTTTTCAATGCGATAGTTATTGAAAAAATAGATAATAGAGCAGCAAATATTTTAAAACAGGAAACTATTTCTGTCGGAGCTTCTGTTGCATTAAACGAAAATGTCAGTAGATTTAAAAAAGGCATATCCAATACAGTTTTATTTGCTACCGTAAATCAAATTGAGAAGTTGATAAAGAAGCTTCGCTTACAACCGTTTAGATTGAAAGAAATTGCTTTAAAACTTGAAAATATAGTAAACAAAAAAAAAGTTTTCAAATATAGAGAAAGATATATGGATTTGTCAAATCCGGTTGTTATGGGTATTGTAAATGTAGATCCCAATTCTTTTTCCGGTGACGGACTTACAGATCCTAATGAAGCGCTTAAACAGGCGGTTGAATTTGAAAGGTTTGGTGCGGGAATAATAGATATAGGCGCCGAATCTTCAAGACCGGGAACAAAACTTATTGATGCAAAAACAGAAATAAAGAGGCTAATTCCTGCTCTTAAAAGAATAAGGAAAAATGTTAAGATTCCCGTTTCGGTAGATACTTATAAGTATGAGACTGTGAAAGCAGCTCTTGATGAAGGCGCGGATATAATAAATGATATTTTTGCTTTAAGGAAAGGTAGAGAAAGATCAGCAAAGCTTATTGCGGATGCGAAAGCCGGAGTGATACTTATGCATATGAAAGGCATACCTAAAAATATGCAGACATCTCCGGAATATAAAAACTGTACATCGGAAGTTTACGGATTTCTTGCGCAGCAAAAAGAATATGCAGTTGGTTTTGATATAGAAGAGGAACGTATTGCAGTTGACCCTGGTCCAGGTTTTGGAAAAACAGTAGAACATAGTGTTGAGTTAATAAAGAATATTGGCGTTTTCTCAACGCTTGGTGCTGTTGTGGGAGCGGTGTCAAGAAAAAGATTTATAAAAGCGCTTGCAGGTGAAGATAGAACGTCGTTTATTGCTGCAAATTTTCTTGCGGGGTTTTGTGGCGCAGATATTATAAGAGCACACGATGTAAAAGAGACAGTAAACGTTTTGAAAATGGCTGAGACTTTTCGGAGAATGTAA
- the cdaA gene encoding diadenylate cyclase CdaA has product METMLNIYNTYIVNILDIFILAIVFYRVVLIIKGTMAIQIIVGILFILGFTIVAEYVLYLRVLSWLLSRLWVTAVVIFAVIFQTEIRSVLARLGGQLWGLKAKVKDSYIIEIVEAVEDLSVSMSGGLIAIEKEIGLKNFAETGIPLNADISKELLLSIFKNKSAPLHDGAIIIFKDKISAAGCLLPLNNDAGVEILGTRHRSALGLSEVTDAVIIVVSEETGRISVAYKGELSFNISSAELRKIISINGEAEVKMKRLYIKMRENWQLKLLALCLAIFVWLYVVGYK; this is encoded by the coding sequence ATGGAAACTATGTTAAATATTTACAATACATACATAGTCAACATTCTTGATATCTTTATACTTGCAATAGTATTTTATAGAGTTGTTCTTATTATAAAAGGAACAATGGCAATACAAATTATTGTTGGTATATTGTTTATTTTAGGTTTTACAATAGTTGCAGAATATGTTTTGTATCTAAGAGTGTTGTCATGGCTTTTAAGTAGGTTATGGGTTACTGCAGTTGTTATCTTTGCCGTAATATTTCAGACGGAAATCCGTAGTGTTTTAGCTCGGCTTGGCGGGCAACTTTGGGGTTTGAAAGCTAAAGTAAAGGATTCTTATATAATTGAAATTGTCGAAGCTGTTGAAGATTTAAGTGTGTCTATGTCAGGTGGACTTATAGCAATAGAAAAAGAGATAGGTTTAAAAAACTTTGCAGAAACTGGAATACCTTTGAATGCAGATATTTCAAAAGAACTGTTACTTTCAATTTTTAAAAATAAATCGGCTCCTCTGCATGACGGAGCTATAATAATATTTAAGGATAAAATTTCAGCTGCAGGGTGTTTGCTTCCTTTAAATAACGATGCAGGTGTGGAAATATTAGGCACAAGGCACAGATCGGCACTTGGTTTAAGCGAAGTGACGGATGCAGTTATAATTGTTGTTTCTGAAGAGACGGGACGGATATCTGTTGCTTATAAAGGGGAATTAAGTTTTAATATATCGTCCGCAGAACTTAGAAAAATAATTAGTATAAACGGCGAGGCTGAAGTCAAAATGAAGAGATTATATATCAAAATGAGAGAGAATTGGCAGCTTAAATTGCTTGCTTTATGTCTTGCAATTTTTGTCTGGTTATATGTGGTTGGATATAAGTGA
- a CDS encoding phosphoglucosamine mutase, with product MKLFGTDGIRGDSFKFPFDNITLGIIGKSIAETLVSKKDILVIRDTRESGKRIQKELAKGILSAGVTPVFGGIMPTPAASFLMQSGKYSAAVVISASHNPYMDNGIKIFNSKGLKIGDFVETEIEKKVNKYLGLKVVVSVKKIKVVENSELLKFYKEFIVRNFTGSDLKGKTIVIDCANGASYKCAPYVLRKLGARVIALNVKPNGKNINLNCGALQPEYAVKIVKELKAFCGFAFDGDADRLVCIDENGIVRDGDYFLASMACWLKSKKNLKNNILVATVMTNIGFLQAMKREKIKIVSAKVGDRYVISDMKKYKAVLGGEQSGHFIFKDILATGDGLLSAVMLLTALSDKNKTMLEFMNVIEKFPQVFINKKVSVRIPVEKLSESYKLIKSYERSLGTDGRILVRYSGTENLLRVMVEGKEIKEIKTIAKNIADSIEKEIKYYE from the coding sequence ATGAAATTATTTGGAACTGATGGCATAAGAGGCGATTCATTTAAATTTCCGTTTGATAATATTACTCTTGGGATTATTGGCAAATCAATAGCCGAAACTTTGGTCAGTAAAAAAGATATCCTAGTTATACGCGATACTAGAGAGTCCGGAAAAAGAATACAAAAAGAATTAGCCAAAGGAATTTTAAGTGCGGGGGTAACGCCGGTTTTTGGCGGCATTATGCCTACGCCTGCTGCATCTTTTCTTATGCAGAGCGGAAAATATTCGGCGGCTGTTGTGATTTCGGCAAGTCATAATCCGTATATGGATAACGGAATAAAAATTTTTAATTCAAAAGGGCTAAAAATTGGGGATTTTGTAGAAACAGAAATTGAAAAAAAAGTAAATAAATATCTTGGTTTAAAAGTTGTTGTTTCAGTCAAAAAAATAAAAGTAGTGGAGAATTCTGAACTCTTAAAATTTTACAAAGAGTTTATTGTGAGAAATTTTACCGGAAGCGATCTCAAAGGGAAAACTATAGTTATAGATTGCGCAAACGGTGCTTCTTATAAATGTGCTCCTTATGTTCTAAGGAAGCTTGGGGCAAGAGTTATCGCGTTAAATGTTAAGCCAAACGGTAAAAACATAAATTTAAATTGTGGTGCTCTCCAGCCTGAATATGCCGTAAAAATAGTAAAAGAACTTAAAGCGTTCTGCGGATTTGCTTTTGACGGTGATGCCGACAGATTAGTGTGTATTGATGAAAACGGTATTGTAAGAGACGGTGATTATTTCCTTGCTTCGATGGCATGCTGGCTGAAAAGTAAAAAAAATCTTAAAAACAATATTTTAGTTGCTACAGTTATGACAAACATAGGGTTTTTGCAGGCTATGAAAAGAGAAAAGATTAAAATAGTATCCGCAAAAGTCGGTGACAGATACGTTATATCCGATATGAAAAAATATAAAGCGGTGCTTGGTGGAGAACAGTCGGGACATTTTATATTTAAAGATATTTTGGCTACAGGCGATGGACTGTTGAGCGCAGTTATGCTTCTTACAGCATTAAGCGACAAAAACAAAACAATGTTGGAATTTATGAACGTAATTGAAAAATTCCCGCAGGTGTTTATAAACAAAAAAGTTTCTGTGAGAATTCCCGTTGAAAAACTTTCAGAATCTTATAAACTTATTAAAAGTTATGAGAGATCTCTCGGTACAGATGGGCGTATACTCGTAAGATATTCAGGCACGGAAAACCTTTTGAGGGTTATGGTTGAGGGAAAAGAGATAAAAGAAATTAAAACAATTGCGAAAAATATAGCGGACAGTATTGAAAAAGAGATTAAATATTATGAATGA
- a CDS encoding pyridoxine 5'-phosphate synthase, with protein MVKLGVNIDHIATIRQARKEDFPSVIKAAAICEKSGADGITVHLREDRRHIQDEDVYDLRKSLKIKLNLEMAASEEIVKIALDVKPDFVCMVPEKRQELTTEGGLDVKAHKSKLASIVARLQKAGIIVSVFIDANTEQVLACSEIKADSIELHTGKYAKFFKENGTDSSEFKEEMERLSEASRKAVKKGLILNAGHGLDYDNVERICNIPGMNEFNIGFSIIAESVFAGLETAVRNMKELISKD; from the coding sequence ATGGTAAAACTTGGTGTAAATATCGATCATATAGCAACAATAAGGCAGGCAAGAAAAGAAGATTTTCCTTCTGTAATTAAAGCTGCAGCAATATGCGAAAAAAGCGGAGCAGATGGTATAACCGTGCATTTAAGGGAAGACAGGAGACATATTCAGGATGAAGACGTTTACGATTTAAGGAAGTCGCTTAAAATAAAACTGAATCTTGAAATGGCTGCGAGCGAAGAAATAGTTAAAATAGCTTTAGATGTAAAACCGGATTTTGTATGTATGGTTCCAGAAAAGAGGCAGGAACTTACTACAGAAGGCGGTCTTGACGTTAAAGCCCATAAAAGTAAACTTGCAAGTATTGTTGCAAGGCTTCAAAAAGCGGGAATTATCGTAAGTGTGTTTATTGATGCGAATACGGAGCAGGTGCTGGCGTGCAGCGAGATAAAAGCCGATTCAATAGAACTTCATACAGGTAAATATGCAAAGTTTTTTAAAGAAAATGGAACGGATTCTTCTGAATTTAAAGAAGAAATGGAAAGACTTTCTGAAGCATCGCGTAAAGCGGTGAAAAAAGGGCTTATATTAAATGCCGGTCATGGACTGGATTATGATAATGTAGAACGAATCTGCAATATCCCGGGCATGAACGAGTTTAATATAGGTTTTTCAATCATTGCAGAATCGGTATTTGCAGGTCTTGAAACGGCTGTCAGAAATATGAAAGAACTTATTAGCAAGGACTGA